One part of the Chryseobacterium mulctrae genome encodes these proteins:
- the dapB gene encoding 4-hydroxy-tetrahydrodipicolinate reductase encodes MKIALVGYGRMGKIIDEIALKRGHEVVARLKETPTAENLNNPDVVIEFSLPEVAFDNIKACLENKIPVICGTTGWLERKSEVEQLAVENETAFLYGSNFSLGVNLFFALNEKLADLMKNVDEYSCQLEEIHHIHKLDAPSGTAISLAEGIIKNNNKFDAWKLEETQDKNLGIFAIRENEVPGTHSVYYRSEVDEIEIKHTAYNRNGFALGAVVAAEWIKDKKGNFTMKDVLGL; translated from the coding sequence ATGAAAATAGCATTAGTTGGATACGGAAGAATGGGGAAGATTATCGATGAGATTGCCTTAAAAAGAGGGCATGAAGTTGTTGCCCGACTGAAAGAAACTCCGACCGCTGAAAACCTTAATAATCCGGATGTGGTGATTGAGTTTTCACTTCCTGAAGTGGCTTTTGATAATATTAAAGCTTGTCTTGAAAATAAAATTCCGGTAATCTGTGGAACAACAGGTTGGCTGGAAAGAAAATCTGAAGTTGAACAGTTAGCCGTTGAAAACGAAACTGCATTTTTATATGGCTCAAATTTCAGTTTAGGAGTGAATTTATTTTTTGCTTTAAACGAAAAATTGGCTGATTTAATGAAAAATGTGGATGAATATTCTTGCCAGTTGGAAGAGATTCATCACATTCATAAGCTTGATGCTCCGAGCGGAACTGCTATTTCTCTTGCAGAAGGGATCATTAAGAATAATAATAAATTTGATGCATGGAAATTGGAAGAAACTCAGGACAAAAACTTGGGTATTTTTGCCATCCGTGAAAATGAAGTTCCAGGAACTCACTCTGTTTATTACAGAAGTGAAGTAGACGAGATTGAAATAAAACATACCGCATACAACAGAAACGGCTTTGCTTTGGGAGCTGTAGTTGCTGCAGAATGGATTAAAGATAAAAAAGGAAACTTTACAATGAAAGATGTTTTAGGACTCTAG
- a CDS encoding WbqC family protein: MQNILLPVFYLPPISWFSEFLNAENEVVFEQFESFPKQTFRNRTNIYGANGRLSLIIPIVHNGNREFKDTEMSYREDWQKIHWKSIKTVYQGSPYFEYYEDKLEKLFEKKEKFLLDFNLKSIEIVQNLLKTEKAYSLNEEYIKNPEEVNFREKFSAKKTSEYEMAEYFQTFSDKLGFLHDLSIVDLICNKGPESMTYIKNIKKI; the protein is encoded by the coding sequence ATGCAGAATATATTATTACCGGTATTTTATTTACCCCCAATTTCATGGTTTTCAGAATTTTTGAATGCTGAAAATGAAGTGGTGTTCGAACAGTTTGAAAGTTTCCCTAAACAGACTTTTAGAAACCGTACCAATATTTATGGAGCCAACGGCAGACTTTCATTAATTATTCCAATTGTTCATAATGGAAATCGTGAATTCAAAGATACCGAAATGTCGTACCGTGAAGATTGGCAAAAAATTCACTGGAAATCTATTAAAACAGTATATCAAGGTTCGCCATATTTTGAGTACTATGAAGATAAATTGGAGAAACTATTTGAAAAGAAAGAAAAATTTCTGTTAGATTTCAATTTAAAAAGTATAGAAATCGTTCAAAATCTTCTCAAGACAGAAAAGGCATACTCTTTGAATGAAGAATATATCAAAAATCCTGAAGAGGTTAATTTCAGAGAAAAGTTTTCTGCAAAAAAGACTTCAGAATACGAAATGGCTGAATATTTTCAGACATTTTCAGATAAACTAGGATTTTTGCATGATTTATCGATTGTGGATCTTATTTGTAACAAAGGCCCGGAATCGATGACTTATATTAAAAATATTAAAAAAATATAA
- a CDS encoding ParA family protein, translated as MAKIIGIANQKGGVGKTTTAVNLAAALGVLEKKILIIDADPQANATSGLGVEDVPYSTYNLLEHSVETRNCIQRTTTPNLDIVPSHIDLVAAEIELVDKDNREYMLKKALEEVRNDYDYIIIDCAPSLGLITVNALTAADSVIIPIQCEYFALEGLGKLLNTIKNVQKIHNKDLDIEGLLLTMYDSRLRLSNQVVEEVNSHFPEMVFETIISRNVRLSEAPSFGESILNYDAESKGAIQYIQLAEEVLLRNEKLVKN; from the coding sequence ATGGCAAAAATTATAGGTATCGCTAATCAGAAAGGTGGAGTAGGAAAGACTACTACTGCCGTAAATTTAGCTGCAGCATTAGGAGTTTTAGAAAAGAAAATCTTAATCATTGATGCAGATCCACAGGCAAATGCAACATCAGGTCTTGGTGTGGAAGATGTGCCGTATTCTACCTATAATCTTTTGGAACACAGTGTTGAAACAAGAAACTGTATTCAGCGAACAACAACTCCGAATCTGGATATCGTACCTTCTCACATCGATTTGGTAGCTGCTGAAATTGAATTGGTAGACAAAGATAACCGTGAGTACATGCTGAAAAAAGCATTGGAAGAAGTAAGAAATGATTACGATTATATCATCATCGACTGTGCTCCGAGTTTAGGTTTAATTACAGTGAATGCTTTAACAGCTGCTGATTCTGTAATTATCCCAATTCAGTGTGAGTATTTTGCTTTGGAAGGTCTTGGAAAACTTTTGAACACGATTAAAAATGTTCAGAAAATCCATAATAAAGATTTAGATATCGAAGGATTATTGTTAACGATGTACGATAGCCGTTTAAGACTTTCAAATCAGGTGGTGGAAGAGGTAAATTCACACTTCCCGGAAATGGTTTTTGAAACAATTATCAGCAGAAATGTAAGATTAAGTGAAGCGCCAAGTTTTGGTGAAAGTATCTTGAACTATGATGCTGAAAGTAAAGGAGCAATCCAATACATTCAGCTTGCAGAAGAAGTGTTGTTGAGAAACGAAAAATTAGTAAAAAATTAA
- the lepB gene encoding signal peptidase I, producing MNYFLTYTVYVLILSVLMGISTWKLFKKLGYSPLFAFIPFYNYFIILKETKHPKWWAILSYLPIVGPIMMSVFHLYLMKKFGKNLFKDQLLTVILPFIYMATVNYSKDAEIEDENDLYLTEEEKNAKKKDTFMGSITFAVVFATIIHVFVTQPFGIPTGSMERTLLVGDFLFVNKWSYGYRLPMRPVAIPFLQGTIMDTGEPGNPKDDPKSYVEGIKLPYERVFQFSKPQRNDIVVFNYPRDSVHVSLDRADPYVKRLVAVAGDTFEMRDGRLFVNGKPETVLGDQEVQHRYIVNTGSQLDIPSLYNTFGFLPVQEGQNEKGGFVYYFQGLTAKTAAEIKKLPQVIDMQEHIQPKGESAIAYRDETRTKIDTTNSIFPINSGWNQDQYGPLKIPKKGDVVTVNQQTLPEYQWIIKNYEHNSLENKNGKIFINGKETNQYTIQQDYYMMVGDNRDASLDARFFGFVPEENIVGRPMFTWMSLQGAFKDSSSSYQAPFKIRWDRMFKATNTGEANKTSYWWIAAMILVLFFGWEYFMKLFGKKKKEDEI from the coding sequence ATGAATTATTTTTTAACGTACACAGTTTATGTTCTCATTTTATCAGTATTGATGGGGATTTCCACTTGGAAGCTGTTTAAGAAATTAGGGTATAGTCCGTTATTCGCATTTATCCCTTTCTATAATTATTTCATTATTCTTAAAGAGACGAAACACCCGAAATGGTGGGCAATCTTATCATATTTACCGATTGTAGGTCCTATTATGATGAGTGTTTTTCATTTGTATTTAATGAAGAAATTCGGGAAAAATTTATTCAAAGATCAGTTACTGACCGTGATTTTGCCGTTTATCTATATGGCAACGGTAAACTACTCTAAAGATGCCGAGATTGAAGACGAAAATGATTTATATCTAACGGAAGAAGAGAAAAACGCAAAAAAGAAAGATACCTTTATGGGATCGATCACTTTTGCAGTTGTTTTTGCAACGATCATCCACGTTTTTGTAACACAACCTTTCGGAATTCCTACCGGTTCAATGGAAAGAACTTTATTGGTTGGAGATTTCCTTTTTGTAAATAAATGGAGCTATGGTTACAGATTGCCGATGCGTCCTGTCGCAATACCTTTCTTGCAGGGAACAATTATGGATACGGGTGAACCAGGAAATCCTAAAGATGATCCTAAATCATATGTTGAAGGAATAAAATTACCTTACGAAAGAGTTTTCCAATTCAGTAAGCCTCAGAGAAATGATATCGTCGTTTTCAACTATCCAAGAGATTCTGTGCATGTTTCACTAGACAGAGCAGATCCTTATGTAAAAAGATTGGTTGCTGTTGCAGGTGATACTTTTGAAATGAGAGATGGTAGACTTTTCGTTAACGGAAAACCGGAAACTGTTTTAGGAGATCAGGAAGTTCAGCACAGATATATTGTAAACACAGGAAGTCAGTTAGATATTCCAAGTTTATATAATACGTTTGGATTTCTACCCGTTCAGGAAGGGCAGAATGAAAAAGGCGGATTTGTATATTATTTTCAAGGCTTAACTGCAAAGACCGCTGCGGAAATTAAAAAACTTCCTCAGGTGATTGATATGCAGGAGCATATTCAGCCAAAAGGAGAATCAGCGATTGCATATCGTGATGAGACAAGAACTAAAATTGATACCACGAATTCTATTTTCCCGATTAACAGCGGATGGAATCAGGATCAATACGGTCCGCTAAAAATTCCTAAAAAAGGTGATGTAGTTACTGTTAATCAGCAAACATTACCAGAATATCAGTGGATTATTAAAAACTATGAACATAATTCATTAGAAAATAAAAACGGAAAAATTTTCATCAACGGAAAAGAAACCAATCAATACACTATTCAACAGGATTATTATATGATGGTGGGAGACAACAGAGATGCTTCTTTAGATGCGAGATTCTTTGGTTTTGTTCCTGAAGAAAATATTGTTGGAAGACCGATGTTTACCTGGATGAGTTTACAGGGTGCTTTTAAAGATTCAAGCTCATCTTATCAGGCTCCATTCAAAATCCGTTGGGACAGAATGTTTAAAGCAACCAATACAGGAGAAGCCAACAAAACTTCTTATTGGTGGATTGCAGCAATGATACTTGTTCTTTTCTTTGGCTGGGAATATTTTATGAAATTATTCGGAAAGAAGAAAAAAGAAGACGAGATATAA
- a CDS encoding ParB/RepB/Spo0J family partition protein yields the protein MKDKKRAMGRGLGAILSAESKATVNTATDEGADKFVGNIMEVSIEDIYPNPTQPRTYFDEKALNELAQSITNLGVIQPITLRKDGEKFEIISGERRFRASKIAGLTTIPAYIRLVNDQELLEMALVENIQREDLDAIEIALTYHRLLEEIGLTQENLSQRIGRDRSTITNSIRLLRLSPDIQNAIRSGEISAGHGRAIISLENEEHQQTLFDLIIKEKLNVRQSEQAAAALKNPKSPAAKRAKAELSNNYKRAQKTIADILDVKVEIKTTGTGKKGKIVLDFKNEDELEYILSHIK from the coding sequence ATGAAGGACAAAAAAAGAGCGATGGGACGTGGTTTGGGAGCAATTTTAAGTGCAGAATCCAAGGCTACGGTCAATACAGCAACTGATGAAGGAGCAGATAAATTTGTAGGAAACATCATGGAAGTTTCCATCGAAGATATCTATCCGAACCCGACACAGCCAAGAACTTATTTTGACGAAAAAGCATTAAACGAACTTGCACAGTCGATTACAAACTTAGGCGTTATTCAGCCTATTACGTTAAGAAAAGACGGTGAAAAGTTTGAAATTATTTCTGGGGAAAGACGTTTCAGAGCGAGTAAAATTGCGGGATTAACGACGATTCCGGCATACATTCGTTTGGTGAATGATCAGGAGCTTCTTGAAATGGCTCTTGTGGAAAATATTCAGCGTGAAGATCTTGATGCTATCGAGATTGCACTTACTTATCACAGACTTTTGGAAGAAATTGGTCTTACTCAGGAAAATTTAAGCCAAAGAATAGGAAGAGACAGAAGTACGATTACCAATTCAATCAGATTGTTGAGGTTGAGTCCGGATATTCAGAACGCAATCCGTAGCGGAGAAATTTCTGCAGGTCACGGTAGAGCAATCATCAGTCTTGAAAATGAAGAGCATCAGCAAACTTTATTTGATTTAATTATCAAAGAAAAACTGAATGTACGTCAGTCTGAACAAGCAGCTGCTGCTTTGAAAAATCCAAAATCTCCGGCAGCTAAAAGAGCAAAAGCTGAGCTTTCTAATAATTATAAAAGAGCACAGAAAACGATTGCAGATATTCTTGATGTAAAAGTTGAGATAAAAACAACAGGAACCGGTAAAAAAGGCAAGATTGTTTTAGATTTTAAAAATGAAGATGAGCTGGAATATATTTTATCTCATATTAAATAA
- a CDS encoding DUF5683 domain-containing protein: protein MKKIVFIFLLFLSGLALSQTNPRDTIRLEHYATDSIPAVKPQAEAKVVEDIEKANAPTSLKVKKLNPTKAGLYSAVLPGLGQVYNKKYWKVPIVLGAVGTGVGIAVWNQNQYKKYREYYVAKLNGAQNDFLDRNPTLDKVALGNAQDRVKRQRDYAIAITGLIYILNIVDAVVDAHLYEGRKDPDLTLVPAVIYDDFNTNPPKTGLALSFRF, encoded by the coding sequence ATGAAAAAAATAGTTTTCATCTTTTTACTTTTTTTATCAGGGCTGGCTTTATCGCAAACCAACCCAAGAGATACCATCAGATTAGAGCATTATGCGACTGATAGTATTCCTGCTGTAAAGCCCCAAGCTGAAGCTAAAGTTGTTGAAGATATCGAAAAAGCAAATGCACCTACATCTTTAAAAGTAAAAAAACTGAATCCTACAAAAGCAGGTCTGTATTCTGCGGTGTTACCGGGATTAGGGCAGGTTTACAATAAAAAATACTGGAAAGTTCCCATTGTTTTAGGAGCGGTAGGAACCGGAGTTGGTATTGCAGTCTGGAACCAAAATCAATATAAAAAGTATCGTGAATATTATGTTGCGAAACTTAATGGTGCTCAAAATGACTTCCTGGATAGAAACCCGACCCTTGATAAAGTAGCATTAGGAAATGCGCAAGACAGAGTAAAAAGACAAAGGGATTATGCAATTGCAATTACAGGTTTAATTTATATTTTGAATATTGTAGATGCTGTTGTAGATGCGCATTTGTATGAAGGTCGTAAAGATCCTGATTTAACATTAGTTCCAGCGGTAATCTATGATGATTTTAATACTAATCCTCCAAAAACGGGTTTAGCTTTAAGTTTCAGATTCTAG